The genomic segment TGCCATCCGCGGTGTCGGCTATCTGATGCGGGAAACGAAGTAATGGCGCGACGCCCCTCCCTGAAGCGCCCGCTGATCGTCAAAACGCTGATCTACCAGCTGCTTGCGTTGCTGGTGGCGTTCTTTGCGCTGCTGATGGTGCTGGTGCGTGCCGACAGCGGCGGCTACTACACCATCCAGACCTTTGCCCCGGTGGCCGCAGAGGCCGTTCACCGCGACAGCACGGGCGAACTATATGTGGAGCACACGCCTGAGCTGGCCGAGCTGCTGAAGATCGTTCCCGGCGCGTGGTTCATCGCCGAGGATGAGCATGGCCACCATGTGACCTTCGGCCATGTTCCACCCGCCTATGCCTCGCTGGTCGGCGCCCTGGACGGCATTCCCTATGGCGACCTGCGCGGACGCGACCGCAGCGATGGTCTGGCGGTGGCGATACGCCAGCACAGCGGCCCGGCCGGCAAGCTGACCATCATGGCCCATGGCGAAACCGATTCGCTGACCTGGCAGATGGCGCTGGCCGCACACATCATCACCCTGCCGATCTTCCTGCTGCTGGGCCTGGCCACCCTCATCCTGACCCCGATCATCGTCCGTCGCGCCCTGGCTGGTGTGGAACGCATCGCGCAGGAGGCCCGCAACATTTCCGCCAGCCGTCGCGGCATCCGCCTGACCGAGACCGCCGTACCGGTGGAGATCGCTCCACTGGTGACGGCGGTGAACGAAGCGCTGGACCGCCTGGACGAGGGACACGAGCGGCAGCGTCGCTTCATCGCCGCCGCCGCCCATGAGCTGCGTACGCCGATCGCGATCCTGCGGGTCAAGATCGATGCCACCGACGACGCCACGTCCCGCAGCCTGGCCGTGGAAGTCGCGCGGCTGGCGACGCTGGCCGAACAGCTTCTGGACCTGCACCGCATGGAAGAAGATGGACCGAAGGACTCGCTCAACCTGGCCCGCGTGGCCAAGCGGGTCGTGGCCGATCTGGCGCCGCTGTTGATCCAGTCCGACAAGACGGTCGCCGTCGCGGTGGAACCGAACTTCC from the Stenotrophomonas maltophilia genome contains:
- a CDS encoding sensor histidine kinase, producing MARRPSLKRPLIVKTLIYQLLALLVAFFALLMVLVRADSGGYYTIQTFAPVAAEAVHRDSTGELYVEHTPELAELLKIVPGAWFIAEDEHGHHVTFGHVPPAYASLVGALDGIPYGDLRGRDRSDGLAVAIRQHSGPAGKLTIMAHGETDSLTWQMALAAHIITLPIFLLLGLATLILTPIIVRRALAGVERIAQEARNISASRRGIRLTETAVPVEIAPLVTAVNEALDRLDEGHERQRRFIAAAAHELRTPIAILRVKIDATDDATSRSLAVEVARLATLAEQLLDLHRMEEDGPKDSLNLARVAKRVVADLAPLLIQSDKTVAVAVEPNFPVLGEAGAVERVLSNLVLNAAEHGGRHIIVRVQGSCLEVEDDGPGIPVDQRERVFEPFQRLRPRQTGAGLGLNLVRQVIDRHGGRVTILDAPGGGALIRVEFPLHPGVSSAPPPER